A part of Candidatus Bathyarchaeota archaeon genomic DNA contains:
- a CDS encoding peptidylprolyl isomerase — MSSAEDPYSGAKQVIIRTTMGDITVALRNDMPITTGNFLSLVNEGVYNGSQFHRVIDGFMIQGGKPADNGFSRTEIPSIKDEFTDTNHNYNGTLSMANAGRNSGTSEFFINVANNNSTYFDANYVSFGKVVSGMDVVMAISHIQTDSDDAPTTPVVIIGAKVLS, encoded by the coding sequence ATTTCCTCGGCTGAAGACCCCTATTCAGGCGCCAAGCAGGTTATCATCCGCACCACCATGGGCGACATCACGGTGGCGCTGCGCAACGACATGCCTATAACCACAGGCAACTTCCTGAGCCTAGTCAACGAAGGTGTATACAACGGCAGCCAATTCCACCGCGTCATCGACGGCTTCATGATTCAAGGCGGCAAACCCGCAGACAACGGCTTTAGCAGAACCGAAATACCCAGCATAAAAGACGAGTTCACCGACACCAACCACAATTACAACGGCACCCTATCCATGGCAAATGCGGGGCGAAACAGTGGAACCAGTGAATTCTTCATCAACGTCGCTAACAACAACAGCACTTACTTCGACGCGAACTATGTGAGCTTCGGCAAGGTTGTTTCTGGCATGGACGTGGTCATGGCTATCTCGCATATTCAAACGGACTCAGATGATGCACCCACAACGCCTGTAGTGATAATCGGCGCCAAGGTGCTATCATAA
- a CDS encoding peptidylprolyl isomerase has product MSNQNPTKILLHTSLGDITIALRSDMPITAGNFKSLVEKGTFNGTIFHRVIDGFMIQGGDPTGTGYGDPKIPNIKDEFTKKNFNDRGTLAMANAGPNTGSSQFFINLVDNNYLDSKHPVFGNVVEGMDVVDKIAKVKTNARDKPLTAVTIISASVLP; this is encoded by the coding sequence ATGTCAAACCAAAACCCAACTAAAATCCTGCTTCACACAAGCCTTGGCGACATCACAATCGCCCTACGCAGCGACATGCCCATAACCGCTGGGAACTTTAAAAGCCTAGTTGAGAAAGGCACCTTCAACGGCACCATCTTCCATCGTGTCATCGATGGCTTCATGATTCAGGGCGGCGATCCCACCGGGACAGGCTACGGTGACCCTAAAATCCCCAACATCAAGGATGAATTCACCAAGAAAAACTTTAACGACCGCGGAACCCTCGCTATGGCAAACGCGGGCCCCAACACGGGCAGCAGCCAATTCTTCATAAACCTAGTCGATAACAACTACCTTGACAGCAAGCACCCGGTCTTCGGAAATGTCGTGGAAGGCATGGATGTCGTAGATAAAATCGCCAAAGTAAAAACCAACGCACGCGACAAGCCCTTAACGGCCGTCACGATTATCTCAGCGTCGGTGCTGCCCTAA